The following nucleotide sequence is from Dyella sp. BiH032.
GGGCGAGCGCAAGCTCGCCCCAAGTTTTTTCGTGCCCGCCATCCGACCATTCGGTAAGGGATGTTCAACGGGTGATGTGCGATAATGGCGGGCGTTGCATCGCGACTTCCCCAGCGCGGTGTATCTATTCCCCCGCCATGGGCACCGTCCAGAGTGACCGGCGGCGACATTTGCGAAGGAGGTTTCCGTGTCCGATACCAAGACCGTCAAGTTGGTGGATGAGCCGAACAAACGCAGCAGCGAGCTGCCCCTGTTGAGCGGCACGCTCGGTCCGGCCTGCGTCGACATCGGCACGCTGTACAAGGACACCGGTTACTTCACCTACGACCCCGGCTACGGCAGCACCGCCAGCACGAAGAGCGCCATCACCTACATCGACGGCGACCAGGGCGTCCTGCTTTATCGCGGTTACCCGATCGAGCAACTGGCCGAAAAGTCGAGCTTCCTCGAGACGGCCTACCTGCTGCTCAATGGCGAACTGCCCAGCAAGGACCAGTTCGTCAAGTTCGAAGACCAGATCACGCATCACACGATGATGCACGAGTCCCTGAAGGACTTCTTCAAGGGCTTCCATCACGACGCGCACCCCATGGCCATGCTGGCCGCCTCGGTGGCGTCGCTGTCCGCGTTCTATCACGACGACATCGACGTCGATAACGCCGAAGACCGCAAGCTGGCGGCGATCCGCCTCATCGCGAAGATGCCGACCATCGCGGCGGCTTGCTTCCGCTACTCGATCGGCTGGCCGTTCCGCTATCCGCGCAACAATCTCGAGTACGTCGACCGCTTCCTGCACATGATGTTCGAGGTGCCGAGCGAGCCGTTGACGCTGAGCCCGGTGGCCGCCAAGGCCCTGGACCTGCTCTTCATCCTGCACGCCGATCACGAACAGAACGCCTCGACGTCGACCGTTCGCCTCGTCGGCTCGACGGGTGCCAATCCGTACGCTTCCATCGCCGCGGGCATCACCGCCCTGTGGGGTCCGGCGCACGGCGGGGCCAACGAGGCCGTGCTGAAGATGCTCGAAGAGATCGGTTCTGCCGACAAGGTCGAGACGGCCGTCAAGCGCGCGAAGGACAAGAACGACAACTTCCGCCTGATGGGCTTCGGCCATCGCGTCTACAAGAACTTCGATCCGCGCGCCAAGATCATCCGCGAGATGACCCACAAGGTGCTCGGCGAGCTGGGCGTCAACGACCCGCTGCTGGAAGTGGCGATGAAGCTGGAAGAGGCGGCGCTGAAGGATGATTACTTCGTCGAGCGCAAGCTGTATCCGAACGTCGACTTCTATTCGGGCATCATCTACAAGGCCCTGAACATCCCCACCGAGATGTTCACCGTGATGTTCGCCATCGCCCGCACCGCCGGCTGGATCGCGCACTGGATCGAGCAGCACGAAACGCCCGGCGCGCGCATCGGCCGTCCGCGCCAGATCTACACCGGCGCCAACGTCCGCGATTACGTTCCGGCCGACAAGCGCTGAGCCCGTCGTATCCCTGGAACGCGAAAACGCCCGGCTTGGCCGGGCGTTTTCTTTTTCGTGCTCGGGGATGGAATGCGCTCAGCGCAAAGCGGCGGCCAATTTGCGTTCGAAATCGTCGTCGCCATCTTCGGCGATCAATGTTTCCACGGTGGCCAGCGAAGCGCGCCGCATGGGCTTCTCGTCGACCCGATCCAGCGGCGGCTGGCGCAAAGCGTTGGTGGGCAGCACGGTGATGTCGAAGGGCAGCTGATCGGCGGCGAACAGCAGTACCGGATATTCCGCCTGCTCGTCGCGGCTTATGCGTAGCCGCCGAGTCTGGGTTTCCACCGGAACGCCGCGCTCGCGGAGGAAGAGCATGACCGCCTCGGGATCGTCGCTGAACACGTGGAGGCAGACGGCCGAATGGTTATCGGCGGTGCCTTCGAGCACGGCACCGACCAGGCGCGGCTCGAAGGCCTCCAGGAAGCGCATCGCCTCCGCCGCGGCCTCCCGGCGCTCCTTCAGCAATTGCGGCTGACTGTGGGCATGGAAGATGCGCTGGTGCTCGCGCAGCGCTTCCTCGATTTCGTTATTGCGGGGCAATGCCTGCGTATCGAAGATGCCGAGCCGTTCGGCGGCCTTCAGCTTGGCATGGTGGTAGTCGCGGATGCCGTGCTCGCTCATGAGGCGGGCGGCCTCCTGGGCGATGCGAAGGCGGTTGCGCTGGACGCGATCCTGCGCATGGATGCGATGATGCTCGCCTCGAGCCATGGTCCTGGTCCCTCCTAGGTCGATCGTGCGGACGCTTGCCGGGAGGTGGGGCCGCCGTGCGGCCCCAGGGCGGGCGATCGAAGCTTGCCCGCCGCTCGTGCTCAGAAGATGTCGTACGCGTGCTGCTGGTCGGGGTCCTCCTGCTGCTGACTGGCCTGCTGGCGCAGGCGGTCGACGTCCTCCACCTTGAAGATCTCCGGCATCGCATTGGGATCTCCGGCTTCCGAAGGCAGGCCGCTGGAGCGGTTGATCTGCACGGTCGTGATGCCCGGCGGCATGGGCAGCGTAGTGGATGGCAGGTCCTTCAGGGCGGCGCCCATGTAATCCATCCAGATCGGCAATGCTGCTTTCGCGCCGAATTCACCGCGGCCCAGCGAGCTGAAGTCGTCGAAGCCTACCCACACCGCCGTGGAGAGATCGCCATTGAAGCCGACGAACCAGGCATCGCGGTGGTCGTTGGTCGAGCCCGTCTTGCCTGCGAGATCGTCCCGTCCCAGCGCCATGGCGGCGGCGCCGGTACCGCGCTTGACCACGTCTTTCATGAGGGAGGTAACGAGGAAGTCGTTGCGCACGTCGATGACCTGGGGCGCCAGCACCGGGGCATGCGCGCCTTCTCCATGGGCATCGGCGGGCAGTACCGCATCGCCGACGGCGCTAGCGCTCGCTCCGCCGGCGGGCGCGCCGGCATTTGCCACCGAATTGGCGGGTGCGATGGCTGCGGCGGGCGGCGGACCGGGCGGACGCGTATCGAGCAGGCGTTCCTGGCAGGTGC
It contains:
- a CDS encoding citrate synthase, translating into MSDTKTVKLVDEPNKRSSELPLLSGTLGPACVDIGTLYKDTGYFTYDPGYGSTASTKSAITYIDGDQGVLLYRGYPIEQLAEKSSFLETAYLLLNGELPSKDQFVKFEDQITHHTMMHESLKDFFKGFHHDAHPMAMLAASVASLSAFYHDDIDVDNAEDRKLAAIRLIAKMPTIAAACFRYSIGWPFRYPRNNLEYVDRFLHMMFEVPSEPLTLSPVAAKALDLLFILHADHEQNASTSTVRLVGSTGANPYASIAAGITALWGPAHGGANEAVLKMLEEIGSADKVETAVKRAKDKNDNFRLMGFGHRVYKNFDPRAKIIREMTHKVLGELGVNDPLLEVAMKLEEAALKDDYFVERKLYPNVDFYSGIIYKALNIPTEMFTVMFAIARTAGWIAHWIEQHETPGARIGRPRQIYTGANVRDYVPADKR